The genomic DNA TCGTGGTTCTCCTTTCTGGAGGCTTCTCCCCCTTGCTTTACCAGTTCATTCAGACACAAAAAAAGTACCCACCCCAACCGCACAGCGAATTAGGATAAAATACTTTCACTACTTTATCGACTAGCTTTCATTAATTTAATTATAGCGGGCGGGCGCCCATTGTCAATTTAAAGCTACTTAGGGGCAATCACGACTTCCCGATTCGGTTCATTCCCGACCGAATACGTAATTAACCCATCAAAATCCTCTAACGCCATGTGAATTTGTTTGCGTTCAAACGCTGGCATGGCGTCTAAATGGACTGGTTGCCCCGTCGATTGCACGTTACGAGCCGTTTTGCGAGCTAGGTCCGTTAAAATCTGTTCCCGGCGTTCCCGGTAGTTAGCCGTATCCAAACTAACCTCGACGTAGTTAACCCCGTGGTTCGTTAAATAAAATTCACAAAGTTGCTGGAGCGCGTTAATGGTACGCCCGTGCTTTCCAATTAACAGCCCCTCTTTCTCGGTTTCGCAGTTAATGTAAACGTGTTTACTGTTGGGCATTTCAACCTCTAAGGTGGCGTTAATGTCCATTTCATGTAGAACGTTTTGCAAGTACTGACCCAGTTCCTTAACAACGGCGAAGTTGCGCTCAAACCGGTCTGGACTTGGTTGGTGAGCGGGTTGCTTCGTGGGATCGGTATCCCGCTTGGCGGGTTGGGACTTCGCTGCTTGGTTTACGGGGCGGGGCGTAACTAAGACGCGTGCTGGTTGTTTAAACAAGCCGAAAAAGCCCGCCGTTGGTTGTTGTAAAATTTCGATATTTGCTTCGTTTTTAGTAAGGTTTAATGCCATTAAACCGGCGTTAATGGCTGCTTCTAGAGTTGTGCCTTCGTATTTTGGCATGTTCGTTATCTCCTAGTTAATAATTGACCCCTGCTAGCATAGCACAAACTCCCACGCGGAGTAATCACTTTCGGCAATTTAATCGACCAAATTTTACACAACTAACTATTTTAGCTAAAAAAAGGGAACGAAGCCGCGGCTTCGTTCCCTTTTTACTTGGTTTATCGTTTCCGATGACTCTTTTTGGCGCGTTTCATGGCTTTTTGAATTTCCCGGTCGTGTTGCCGCTGTGCCCGTTGCTTTTCAGTGCGTTCTCGTTGCAACTTCCAGGGATTTTGCAAAATCAAGGCTTGCACCACTTGAAAGGCGTTCGTAACCACCCAGTACAGTGACAAGGCCGATGGCACGTTCAAGGCGGTAAAGAAAATTACGAGTGGCATTACCACCGTCATGATCATCGTGGTTCCGTTTGTCTCTGGTTGCGACTTCATCGCTAACCACGAACTCAGGAAGGTGAAGACCGCTGCTAGAATCGGCAAAATAAAGTACGGATCCCGACTCCCTAGTTGGAGCCAGAGGAAGTGGCCCGTTTTCAATGCTGGTGTCCGCCAAATGGCTTGGTAGAGAGCAAAGATAATTGGCAACTGCACAATTAACGGAAGCATGCTGGCAAAGGGATGAACCCCGTTTTCCTTATAGAGCTCCTTTTGCGCTGCCTGCAACTTCATCATGGTTTCAGTATCACGAGAGGAATA from Fructilactobacillus ixorae includes the following:
- the jag gene encoding RNA-binding cell elongation regulator Jag/EloR — encoded protein: MPKYEGTTLEAAINAGLMALNLTKNEANIEILQQPTAGFFGLFKQPARVLVTPRPVNQAAKSQPAKRDTDPTKQPAHQPSPDRFERNFAVVKELGQYLQNVLHEMDINATLEVEMPNSKHVYINCETEKEGLLIGKHGRTINALQQLCEFYLTNHGVNYVEVSLDTANYRERREQILTDLARKTARNVQSTGQPVHLDAMPAFERKQIHMALEDFDGLITYSVGNEPNREVVIAPK
- the yidC gene encoding membrane protein insertase YidC, coding for MKKWKKIATTLLVASLGLMLTACSNAPVNSHSTGIWDGLIVYNFSRAIIWLSKAFNNNYGIGIILFTIVIRILILPLMVYQTKNMKEMNELQPQLKALQKKYSSRDTETMMKLQAAQKELYKENGVHPFASMLPLIVQLPIIFALYQAIWRTPALKTGHFLWLQLGSRDPYFILPILAAVFTFLSSWLAMKSQPETNGTTMIMTVVMPLVIFFTALNVPSALSLYWVVTNAFQVVQALILQNPWKLQRERTEKQRAQRQHDREIQKAMKRAKKSHRKR